A genomic stretch from Kribbella amoyensis includes:
- a CDS encoding PQQ-binding-like beta-propeller repeat protein: MIRLTRKSSDHPAATTKWHKLLYGLTGGLTALVVAVPLTGVIADAVDAPSATISGTVFEDRDNDNRFDQGETPLAGVSVSDGQQIVVTDAQGHYSFSTDVERRDVDLVFVNQPSGYSVGTDDTMTPRFYRNLGRLAAGDSQLADFGLRKDKQSANGGFTFGNVADPHVNAQLPEQITEINSTRQNLAFIQVSGDLTNNATDAEFSTYKAGTAKSKVPVWPAVGNHEYSAGSTYGARINNYRQHVGPEWYSFDYSDRHFLVLENNGAAPFAEQLEWVKADLALHMKKGKHLVVLAHQPMNVPFGSPSVYDEYGKVLEQYGAELVLVGHEHSNDVEPKSDFAGTAKHIQTVSSSYTIDNSPRGFRFVNMDTKTFDNPFRIYGAEKDLTIVSPAPGSSVPLDRFPGIQVNAYDTTDAPKKVRYRLDNGGWHPLTSTGEFTWYSELPPSAKVGRHTLEVEAADRTGATWKGTSKFTLTAEKAIRPVAGADWSQHHGDASHGGVAQDAIAAGQRLAWSYRTKGTFLTGSPAIAGGVVYAGTRDENGDGNSAVHAVNLATGKKLWSYSVPSSVHGSVAVADGLVYVPTLRGTLFAVDAKTGRLKWRHDPETAPAGSNQRTYGYYGVTVADGKVLFPFQTRFGEAAAGLLLALDAKTGQRVWASPMAGNTMSDGTPAVADGRVYVGNQDGSVVIAYDLKTGQKLWTGSDTLGGWQDGVPSAADGKVYIGSNNGIVARDGATGAVLWSYTSAHPSLASSGATPSAAAIKGNTVYMSFPSGAVTALDANTGAVIWDQLLPGSQYRGGSFTSPAVSGNTLFVGANSGGFSALDLRTGQPLWSQNIGTWVSAGPAVSGNTVVAGAFDGNLYAFTPGGVAAKPWPLVSGKVTNKATGGAAAGSTVLVVQNGTAIGRTTTDAAGNYRVGLPQGAGRYTIQVAQLGFGTAAREIEVGEGGSAQVDLEVAPVTVDASIGKRLPSGLVEGGPGDVVIENKHLAMAIAKVYNDPQLNQSTTGKVLDLAITGRPDQIDWINLPYVSTAEPTGGNAWAQLQTRSNDVRIVENTGEKAVVRVTGTSAEHPGLKIVTTYTATADEQYVTAATTFTNDSGAALSVWAGDALDHDGPGSRSAVSGSPVVTSGGPFSQVPDVKRWIGQAGTSADNETYGLVYSADSGAFTGYSQSNFTMSKFKLDLATTASHTITRRIVVAANGGGTDKFAVLNQFAF; the protein is encoded by the coding sequence ATGATCCGCCTGACCCGTAAGTCGAGCGATCACCCAGCTGCCACGACGAAGTGGCACAAACTCCTGTACGGCCTCACCGGCGGTCTGACCGCCCTGGTCGTCGCGGTTCCGTTGACCGGCGTCATCGCCGATGCCGTCGACGCGCCCAGCGCGACGATCTCGGGCACGGTGTTCGAGGACCGGGACAACGACAACCGGTTCGACCAGGGCGAGACCCCGCTGGCCGGGGTCAGCGTCTCGGACGGTCAGCAGATCGTCGTGACCGATGCCCAGGGCCACTACAGCTTCAGTACCGACGTCGAACGCCGTGACGTCGACCTGGTCTTCGTCAACCAGCCGTCCGGCTACTCGGTGGGTACGGACGACACCATGACGCCCAGGTTCTACCGGAACCTCGGCCGGCTCGCGGCCGGGGACAGCCAGCTGGCCGACTTCGGTCTGCGCAAGGACAAGCAGTCGGCGAACGGCGGCTTCACCTTCGGCAACGTGGCCGACCCGCACGTCAACGCGCAGCTGCCCGAGCAGATCACCGAGATCAACTCGACCCGGCAGAACCTCGCCTTCATCCAGGTCAGCGGCGACCTGACCAACAACGCGACCGACGCCGAGTTCAGCACGTACAAGGCAGGCACGGCCAAGTCCAAGGTGCCGGTCTGGCCGGCCGTCGGGAACCACGAGTACTCGGCCGGCTCGACGTACGGGGCGCGGATCAACAACTACCGCCAGCACGTCGGCCCGGAGTGGTACTCCTTCGACTACAGCGACCGGCACTTCCTGGTTCTGGAGAACAACGGCGCCGCCCCGTTCGCCGAGCAGCTCGAGTGGGTCAAGGCCGACCTCGCCCTGCACATGAAGAAGGGCAAGCACCTGGTTGTGCTGGCCCACCAGCCGATGAACGTGCCGTTCGGTTCACCGTCGGTGTACGACGAGTACGGCAAGGTGCTGGAGCAGTACGGCGCCGAGCTGGTGCTGGTCGGGCACGAGCACAGCAACGACGTCGAGCCGAAGAGCGACTTCGCCGGCACCGCCAAGCACATCCAGACGGTGTCCAGCTCGTACACGATCGACAACTCGCCCCGCGGGTTCCGGTTCGTGAACATGGACACCAAGACCTTCGACAACCCGTTCCGGATCTACGGCGCCGAGAAGGACCTCACCATCGTCAGCCCGGCCCCGGGGTCGTCGGTCCCGCTGGACCGGTTCCCCGGGATCCAGGTGAACGCGTACGACACCACCGACGCGCCGAAGAAGGTCCGGTACCGCCTCGACAACGGCGGCTGGCACCCGTTGACCTCCACCGGTGAGTTCACCTGGTACTCCGAGCTGCCGCCCAGCGCCAAGGTCGGCCGGCACACCCTCGAAGTGGAGGCCGCCGACCGGACCGGGGCGACCTGGAAGGGTACGTCGAAGTTCACCCTCACCGCCGAGAAGGCGATCCGTCCGGTCGCCGGCGCTGACTGGTCCCAGCACCACGGGGACGCGTCGCACGGCGGTGTCGCCCAGGACGCCATCGCCGCCGGACAACGGCTCGCCTGGTCGTACCGGACCAAGGGCACCTTCCTCACCGGCTCGCCCGCGATTGCCGGCGGGGTGGTCTACGCCGGCACCCGGGACGAGAACGGCGACGGCAACAGCGCGGTGCACGCGGTGAACCTCGCCACCGGCAAGAAGCTGTGGAGCTACTCCGTGCCGTCGTCGGTGCACGGCAGTGTGGCCGTGGCGGACGGGCTCGTGTACGTCCCGACCCTGCGCGGCACGCTGTTCGCGGTGGACGCGAAGACGGGTCGGCTGAAGTGGCGGCACGACCCGGAGACGGCGCCGGCCGGCAGCAACCAGCGCACCTACGGGTACTACGGCGTCACCGTTGCCGACGGCAAGGTGCTCTTCCCGTTCCAGACCCGCTTCGGTGAGGCGGCGGCCGGACTGCTGCTCGCTCTGGACGCGAAGACCGGGCAGCGGGTGTGGGCCTCGCCGATGGCCGGCAACACCATGTCCGACGGGACGCCCGCGGTCGCGGACGGCCGGGTGTACGTGGGCAACCAGGACGGCAGCGTCGTGATCGCGTACGACCTGAAGACCGGTCAGAAGCTGTGGACCGGGAGCGACACCCTCGGCGGCTGGCAGGACGGCGTACCGTCCGCCGCTGACGGCAAGGTCTACATCGGGTCGAACAACGGCATCGTGGCCCGCGACGGTGCGACCGGCGCGGTGCTGTGGAGCTACACCAGCGCGCACCCGTCGTTGGCGAGCAGCGGTGCGACGCCGTCGGCGGCCGCGATCAAGGGCAATACCGTGTACATGTCCTTCCCCAGCGGTGCGGTCACCGCGCTGGACGCGAACACCGGTGCCGTGATCTGGGACCAGCTGCTGCCGGGCTCGCAGTACCGGGGTGGCTCCTTCACCTCACCGGCGGTGTCGGGGAACACGTTGTTCGTCGGCGCGAACAGTGGCGGGTTCTCCGCGCTCGACCTCCGCACCGGGCAGCCGTTGTGGTCGCAGAACATCGGTACCTGGGTATCCGCGGGTCCGGCGGTCAGTGGGAACACCGTGGTCGCCGGGGCGTTCGATGGCAACCTGTACGCGTTCACGCCCGGCGGGGTCGCGGCCAAGCCGTGGCCGTTGGTCTCCGGCAAGGTCACCAACAAGGCGACCGGTGGCGCCGCGGCCGGCAGCACGGTGCTGGTGGTCCAGAACGGGACGGCGATCGGCCGCACCACGACGGATGCCGCTGGCAACTACCGGGTCGGGCTGCCGCAGGGCGCGGGCCGGTACACGATCCAGGTCGCCCAGCTCGGGTTCGGCACCGCGGCCCGGGAGATCGAGGTCGGCGAGGGCGGCTCGGCCCAGGTGGATCTCGAGGTGGCCCCGGTGACCGTCGATGCGAGTATCGGCAAGCGGCTGCCGAGCGGCCTGGTCGAAGGTGGGCCGGGTGACGTGGTGATCGAGAACAAGCACCTGGCGATGGCGATCGCCAAGGTCTACAACGATCCGCAGCTGAACCAGTCCACCACCGGCAAGGTCCTGGACCTGGCGATCACCGGCCGGCCGGACCAGATCGACTGGATCAATCTGCCTTACGTGAGCACCGCGGAGCCGACCGGCGGGAACGCGTGGGCGCAGCTGCAGACCCGGTCGAACGACGTGCGGATCGTCGAGAACACCGGCGAGAAGGCGGTCGTCCGGGTCACCGGCACCTCCGCGGAACACCCGGGGCTGAAGATCGTCACCACCTACACCGCGACGGCCGACGAGCAGTACGTCACGGCGGCGACGACGTTCACCAACGACTCCGGCGCGGCGTTGTCGGTCTGGGCCGGTGACGCGCTCGACCACGACGGACCGGGCTCGCGATCGGCCGTGTCGGGCTCCCCGGTCGTCACCAGCGGCGGTCCGTTCAGCCAGGTACCGGACGTGAAGCGGTGGATCGGCCAGGCCGGGACCAGCGCGGACAACGAGACCTACGGACTCGTGTACTCCGCCGACAGCGGCGCGTTCACCGGGTACTCGCAGAGCAACTTCACGATGAGCAAGTTCAAGCTGGACCTCGCCACGACGGCGAGCCACACCATCACCCGGCGGATCGTGGTCGCCGCCAACGGCGGTGGCACGGACAAGTTCGCGGTGCTGAACCAGTTCGCCTTCTGA
- a CDS encoding bifunctional [glutamine synthetase] adenylyltransferase/[glutamine synthetase]-adenylyl-L-tyrosine phosphorylase: MAESRKVSGEGRLARLGFADPQRAGRTLEELDALDSYSPMATDQLVASLSETADPDLALHGLLGLAESLHQHGHDLAAFARTLDMDDDFRRRLCCVLGASEALGRHLSVHPRHWYDLADPALAQVRPTPDDVASCLATAVDAENPVDALRVEYRRLLLRLAARDLAEGLLVDEVAAVLADLAGGALETALRIARNDYFAKHPDAADCRLAIIAMGKCGGRELNYVSDVDVLFVAEPLADEDEAAALKTGSQLAAATMRICSAHTAEGTLWPVDAALRPEGKAGPLVRTLDSHLAYYQRWAKTWEFQALLKARPIAGDADLGKEYVERIGSLTWSAADRDGFVDDVQAMRRRVVDHLPAADVDRQLKLGPGGLRDVEFAVQLLQLVHGRGDESVRSGTTLVALEELTGSGYVGRTDGAVLADAYRFLRLMEHRIQLYRLRRTHQVPDDKDDLRRLGRSLGFTKNPVTDLTAEWKKHALEVRRLHEKLFYRPLLNAVARIPGEEIRLTPKAAKERLTALGYADPASALRHIEALSEGVSRRASIQKALLPAMLGWFAESPDPDAGLLAFRTISDGLGSTPWYLRQLRDEGASAERLAHLLASGRYAVDLLQRAPEATAMLADERELVPRTLPALQTEMAAAAKRQEEPEAGVAAIRAVRRRELFRVAAADLSSMLDVHAVGEALTTVSIATLTSALEVARRTVAKGGEEPTRMAIVAMGRFGGHELSYGSDADVMFVHDPVPGASEKAATDFATQAATELRRLLALPGADPAVAVDADLRPEGRQGPLVRTLASYASYYARWSAVWEAQALLRADPLCGDADLCEKFRALIDPLRYPEEGIKDSDVLEIRRIKARVDAERLPRGADPATHTKLGRGGLADIEWTVQLLQMREAHRVEGLRTTRTLRALQAGVDAGLVDAEDAAVLRSAWELATRIRNAIMLVRARPSDSLPRDPRDLAAVAQICGYPPGESSRFADDYRRRTRRARIVVDHLFWGE; the protein is encoded by the coding sequence GTGGCAGAGTCGCGGAAGGTTTCTGGTGAGGGGCGACTGGCCCGGCTGGGGTTCGCGGACCCGCAGCGGGCCGGCAGGACACTCGAGGAGCTGGACGCGCTCGACTCGTACAGCCCGATGGCGACCGACCAGCTGGTCGCCTCGCTGTCGGAGACGGCCGATCCCGATCTGGCCCTGCACGGGCTGCTGGGCCTGGCCGAATCGCTGCACCAGCACGGCCACGACCTGGCCGCGTTCGCGCGGACGCTGGACATGGACGACGACTTCCGCCGCCGGCTGTGCTGCGTCCTGGGCGCGAGCGAGGCGCTCGGCCGGCACCTGAGCGTGCATCCCCGGCACTGGTACGACCTCGCCGATCCCGCTCTCGCCCAGGTCCGGCCGACCCCGGACGACGTGGCCTCGTGCCTGGCCACCGCGGTCGACGCGGAGAACCCGGTGGACGCGCTGCGGGTCGAGTACCGGCGGTTGTTGCTCCGACTCGCCGCGCGCGACCTGGCCGAAGGGCTGCTCGTCGACGAGGTCGCCGCGGTCCTGGCCGACCTCGCCGGTGGTGCGCTGGAGACGGCGTTGCGGATCGCGCGGAACGACTACTTCGCGAAGCACCCGGACGCCGCCGACTGCCGGCTCGCGATCATTGCCATGGGCAAATGCGGTGGCCGGGAGCTGAACTACGTCAGCGACGTCGACGTGTTGTTCGTGGCCGAGCCGCTGGCCGACGAGGACGAGGCGGCCGCGCTGAAGACGGGCAGCCAGCTGGCCGCGGCCACGATGCGGATCTGCTCGGCGCACACCGCCGAGGGCACACTCTGGCCGGTCGACGCGGCACTGCGTCCCGAAGGCAAGGCGGGCCCGCTGGTCCGGACGCTGGACAGCCACCTGGCCTACTACCAGCGCTGGGCCAAGACCTGGGAGTTCCAGGCCCTGCTGAAGGCCCGGCCGATCGCGGGTGACGCCGACCTCGGCAAGGAGTACGTGGAGCGGATCGGCAGCCTGACCTGGTCGGCCGCCGACCGGGACGGGTTCGTCGACGACGTCCAGGCGATGCGCCGGCGGGTGGTCGACCACCTTCCGGCGGCCGACGTGGACCGCCAGCTCAAGCTCGGTCCCGGTGGACTGCGGGACGTGGAGTTCGCGGTCCAGCTGCTCCAGTTGGTGCACGGGCGCGGCGACGAGTCGGTCCGGAGCGGGACGACGCTGGTCGCGTTGGAGGAGCTGACCGGATCGGGGTACGTCGGCCGGACCGACGGCGCCGTGCTCGCGGACGCGTACCGGTTCCTGCGGCTGATGGAGCACCGGATCCAGCTGTACCGGTTGCGGCGGACCCATCAGGTTCCCGACGACAAGGACGACCTGCGCCGGCTCGGACGGTCGCTCGGCTTCACCAAGAACCCGGTCACCGACCTGACCGCGGAGTGGAAGAAGCACGCGCTCGAGGTCCGCCGGTTGCACGAGAAGCTGTTCTACCGGCCGCTGCTGAACGCGGTCGCGCGGATCCCGGGGGAGGAGATCCGGCTCACCCCGAAGGCCGCGAAGGAGCGGCTCACCGCCCTCGGGTACGCCGATCCCGCCTCGGCGCTGCGGCACATCGAGGCGTTGTCCGAGGGGGTGTCCCGGCGGGCCTCGATCCAGAAGGCGTTGCTGCCCGCGATGCTCGGCTGGTTCGCAGAGTCGCCCGACCCGGACGCCGGGCTGCTCGCGTTCCGGACCATCTCCGACGGGCTCGGCTCCACCCCCTGGTACCTGCGCCAGCTCCGCGACGAGGGCGCCTCGGCGGAGCGGCTGGCCCACCTGCTCGCCAGCGGCCGGTACGCCGTGGACCTGTTGCAGCGTGCGCCCGAGGCGACCGCGATGCTCGCCGACGAACGCGAGCTGGTCCCCCGGACGCTGCCCGCGTTGCAGACCGAGATGGCGGCCGCGGCGAAGCGGCAGGAGGAGCCGGAGGCCGGGGTGGCCGCGATCCGCGCGGTCCGGCGGCGCGAGCTGTTCCGGGTGGCGGCGGCGGATCTGTCGTCGATGCTCGACGTGCACGCGGTCGGCGAGGCGCTCACCACGGTCTCGATCGCGACCCTGACCTCGGCGCTCGAGGTGGCCCGACGGACGGTGGCCAAGGGCGGCGAGGAGCCGACCCGGATGGCGATCGTCGCGATGGGCCGGTTCGGCGGGCACGAGCTCAGCTACGGCAGCGACGCGGACGTGATGTTCGTGCACGACCCGGTCCCGGGAGCCTCCGAGAAGGCGGCGACCGACTTCGCCACCCAGGCCGCCACCGAGCTGCGCCGCCTGCTCGCCCTGCCCGGCGCGGACCCGGCCGTGGCGGTCGACGCGGACCTGCGGCCGGAGGGACGTCAGGGCCCGCTCGTGCGGACACTCGCCTCCTATGCGTCGTACTACGCGCGCTGGTCGGCCGTGTGGGAGGCGCAGGCGTTGCTGCGGGCGGACCCGTTGTGCGGGGATGCCGACCTGTGCGAGAAGTTCCGCGCCCTCATCGATCCGCTGCGGTACCCGGAGGAGGGCATCAAGGACTCGGACGTGCTGGAGATCCGCCGGATCAAGGCGCGCGTCGACGCCGAACGCCTGCCGCGCGGTGCCGACCCGGCGACCCACACCAAGCTCGGGCGCGGCGGCCTGGCCGACATCGAGTGGACGGTCCAGCTGCTGCAGATGCGTGAGGCCCATCGCGTCGAGGGGCTGCGGACGACCCGGACCCTCCGAGCTCTGCAGGCGGGTGTCGACGCCGGTCTGGTCGACGCGGAGGACGCGGCGGTCCTGCGCTCCGCGTGGGAGCTGGCGACCCGGATCCGGAACGCGATCATGCTGGTCCGGGCGCGGCCGAGCGACTCGCTGCCTCGGGATCCACGTGACCTCGCCGCGGTGGCCCAGATCTGCGGCTATCCGCCGGGGGAGAGCAGCCGGTTCGCCGACGACTACCGGCGCCGGACCCGGCGCGCCCGGATCGTGGTGGACCACCTGTTCTGGGGCGAGTGA
- a CDS encoding SigE family RNA polymerase sigma factor — MEELPAATEFSDFVATRYGSLLGTAYALTQDRGLAEDLVQTTLAKCWRAWPTIDGADPGPYVRQVLVNTCRAWWRVKKGKLEFPTDELPATVVPVDHFARIEHEEVLTEALGRLPRRMRTVVVLRYLAELTEAEAAAVVGCSVGTVKSQSSRGLARLRVDPVLHEYGRPSRRRTA, encoded by the coding sequence ATGGAGGAGTTGCCGGCGGCCACGGAGTTCAGTGACTTCGTGGCGACCCGGTACGGCAGTCTGCTGGGGACGGCGTACGCGTTGACGCAGGACCGGGGACTGGCCGAGGACCTGGTCCAGACGACGCTGGCCAAGTGCTGGCGGGCCTGGCCGACGATCGACGGTGCCGACCCCGGGCCGTACGTGCGGCAGGTGCTGGTCAACACCTGCCGGGCCTGGTGGCGGGTGAAGAAGGGCAAGCTCGAGTTCCCGACCGACGAGCTGCCGGCGACCGTGGTCCCGGTGGACCACTTCGCCCGGATCGAGCACGAGGAGGTGCTCACCGAGGCGCTCGGCCGGTTGCCGCGGCGGATGCGTACCGTCGTGGTCCTGCGCTACCTGGCCGAGCTGACCGAGGCCGAGGCGGCCGCCGTGGTCGGGTGCTCGGTCGGGACCGTCAAGAGTCAGTCGAGCCGTGGTCTCGCCCGGCTCCGCGTCGACCCGGTGCTGCACGAGTACGGCCGCCCGAGCCGGCGGAGGACGGCCTGA
- the trmB gene encoding tRNA (guanosine(46)-N7)-methyltransferase TrmB translates to METTLDQVRQAGVFSTVRRSVRMTVGQKRVWATRWSELGRTQEDLPPGAVDLAAWFGREAPTVFEIGSGMGEGTAQLAVATPDVNHLAAEVYPAGLGQLMLWVEKYDLTNVRLLQGDALDFLRDHLPPESLDGVRIYFPDPWPKKRHHKRRLVTGPFVRLVASRLRPGGTLHLATDWADYAERMLEICTAEPSLANQYDGWAPRPEWRPVTKFEARAQAEGRDCRDLLFTKRSGS, encoded by the coding sequence GTGGAGACGACGCTGGATCAGGTACGGCAGGCGGGGGTGTTCAGCACCGTCCGGCGGAGCGTGCGGATGACCGTCGGACAGAAGCGGGTCTGGGCCACCCGGTGGTCCGAGCTCGGCCGGACCCAGGAGGACCTGCCGCCCGGCGCCGTCGATCTGGCCGCCTGGTTCGGCCGGGAGGCGCCGACCGTGTTCGAGATCGGTTCGGGCATGGGCGAAGGCACGGCCCAGCTCGCGGTCGCCACCCCGGACGTGAACCACCTGGCCGCCGAGGTGTACCCGGCCGGTCTCGGGCAGCTGATGCTCTGGGTGGAGAAGTACGACCTCACCAACGTCCGGCTGCTGCAGGGCGACGCGCTCGACTTCCTCCGCGACCACCTGCCGCCGGAGTCGCTGGACGGCGTCCGGATCTACTTCCCCGACCCGTGGCCGAAGAAGCGGCACCACAAACGCCGCCTCGTCACCGGCCCGTTCGTCCGCCTGGTCGCATCCCGGCTACGCCCCGGCGGAACGTTGCACCTGGCCACCGACTGGGCCGACTACGCGGAGCGGATGCTGGAGATCTGCACCGCCGAGCCGTCGCTGGCCAACCAGTACGACGGCTGGGCGCCGCGCCCCGAATGGCGGCCGGTCACCAAGTTCGAGGCGCGGGCTCAGGCGGAGGGCCGGGACTGCCGGGACCTGCTGTTCACGAAGCGGTCCGGGTCGTGA
- a CDS encoding alpha-L-rhamnosidase: MADRDSLDGWRLGGPLTVAKVTTEYAETPLGTDVGRPRLGWVATAPGYGATQSAYQLLVATDPGLLADGRADVWDSGQVESAAIQTEYDGPALTPRTRYHWAVRLWDGTGAAGNWSEPAWFETALLDEGFGAAEWIGGPGDAAPLLRREFAVTSPVVRARLYACGLAYADLRLNGRAVGDAILDPGFTDYDKTVLYVTHDVTELIGTGGNVLGAELGRGFYGLTTPNVWRWHEAPWIGDPRLLARLVIEHEDGSVSEVVTDSSWRFAAGPTVSDSLYAGETYDARLARPGWDAIGFDDSTWSPVATLPAPRGSLVAQAHEPIRVIEDVRPIAVTSPRDGVRVADFGITTAGSVAIRVTAPAGTRISLQYGETVGADGLVEAFSHHVEGGRFQRDEYVAAGHGVEEWEPRFSYKGFRYVQIDGPGEVELTARVAHSDVRDISRFTADAPLYDQFEQAMRRTVLNNLHGIPTDTPMFEKNGWTGDAQVGAPTMLAQLDLARFFTKWLGDIRDSQQDDGKLPVIVPSGGWGFTELSPATEWPTVYPFLLREMHRTYGDSRLLHDHWDAVLRYVDWELARVEDGLSVSVLGDWLPPGYGQGPAPEDRRLTGTAYLYRAVLATAEIGDLIGRAGEAERLRKAAAELAEGLNRAFLDREAGIYRTDSDPDYRQTSNAVPLAFGLVPDDLVPRVVANLVADIEARDFHLNTGCLGVGVLLPVLTQYGRADVATKVALQRTFPSWGYWIDQGADTMWEKWELDSRSRNHYFQGTVVQWLLENVAGVRNLANGWERILVRPDARAEVKSASLRTDTVRGKVVATWKRSGRVLQLEVQVPVGSTAEVHVPARAVADVSAVPAPYAGEPVWRDGYAVFTVPAGQWNFTTRTAS; the protein is encoded by the coding sequence ATGGCCGACCGCGATTCGTTGGACGGGTGGCGCCTCGGCGGCCCGCTGACCGTGGCCAAGGTCACGACCGAGTACGCCGAGACCCCGCTCGGGACCGACGTCGGCCGGCCGCGGCTCGGCTGGGTCGCCACCGCCCCCGGGTACGGCGCGACTCAGTCGGCGTACCAGCTGCTGGTGGCGACGGATCCCGGACTCCTGGCCGACGGACGCGCCGACGTCTGGGACTCGGGCCAGGTGGAGTCCGCCGCGATCCAGACCGAGTACGACGGACCGGCGCTGACCCCGAGGACCCGGTACCACTGGGCCGTCCGGCTCTGGGACGGGACCGGTGCCGCCGGCAACTGGAGTGAGCCGGCCTGGTTCGAGACCGCCTTGCTGGACGAGGGATTCGGCGCCGCGGAGTGGATCGGCGGACCCGGTGACGCGGCTCCCTTGCTGCGCCGTGAGTTCGCCGTGACCAGTCCCGTGGTTCGCGCGCGGCTCTATGCCTGCGGTCTCGCGTACGCCGATCTGCGGCTCAACGGTCGAGCGGTGGGCGACGCCATTCTCGATCCCGGGTTCACCGACTACGACAAGACGGTGCTCTACGTGACCCACGACGTCACCGAGCTGATCGGCACCGGCGGCAACGTCCTCGGCGCCGAGCTCGGCCGCGGCTTCTACGGGCTGACCACGCCGAACGTCTGGCGCTGGCACGAGGCACCGTGGATCGGCGATCCACGGTTGCTCGCCCGGCTGGTGATCGAGCACGAGGACGGTTCGGTCAGCGAGGTGGTCACCGACTCGAGCTGGCGGTTCGCCGCGGGGCCGACGGTGTCCGACTCGCTGTACGCCGGAGAGACGTACGACGCCCGCCTCGCCCGGCCCGGCTGGGATGCGATCGGTTTCGACGACTCCACGTGGTCCCCGGTCGCCACCTTGCCCGCACCGCGAGGTTCGCTGGTCGCCCAGGCGCACGAGCCGATCCGCGTGATCGAGGACGTCCGGCCGATCGCGGTCACCTCACCGCGGGACGGTGTGCGGGTGGCCGACTTCGGGATCACCACGGCGGGCTCGGTGGCGATCCGGGTGACGGCGCCGGCCGGGACGCGGATCAGCCTGCAGTACGGCGAGACGGTCGGCGCGGACGGGTTGGTCGAGGCGTTCAGCCATCACGTCGAGGGCGGCCGGTTCCAGCGCGACGAGTACGTCGCCGCGGGCCACGGCGTCGAGGAGTGGGAGCCGCGCTTCTCGTACAAGGGCTTCCGGTACGTGCAGATCGACGGGCCGGGTGAGGTGGAGCTGACCGCCCGGGTCGCGCACTCCGACGTCCGCGACATCAGCCGGTTCACCGCCGACGCGCCGCTGTACGACCAGTTCGAGCAGGCGATGCGCCGGACCGTGCTGAACAACCTGCACGGGATTCCCACCGACACCCCGATGTTCGAGAAGAACGGCTGGACCGGGGACGCCCAGGTCGGCGCGCCGACGATGCTGGCCCAGCTCGACCTGGCCCGGTTCTTCACCAAGTGGCTCGGCGACATCCGGGACAGCCAGCAGGACGACGGCAAGCTGCCGGTGATCGTGCCGAGCGGCGGCTGGGGATTCACCGAGCTCTCCCCCGCGACCGAGTGGCCGACGGTGTACCCGTTCCTGCTCCGCGAGATGCACCGGACGTACGGCGACTCCCGGCTCCTCCACGACCACTGGGACGCCGTCCTGCGGTACGTGGACTGGGAGCTCGCCCGGGTCGAGGACGGCCTGTCCGTCAGCGTTCTCGGCGATTGGCTGCCGCCCGGATACGGTCAGGGCCCGGCCCCCGAGGACCGCCGGCTCACCGGCACGGCGTACCTGTACCGCGCAGTGCTCGCGACCGCGGAGATCGGTGACCTGATCGGCCGGGCGGGCGAGGCCGAGCGACTCCGCAAGGCCGCGGCCGAGCTGGCCGAAGGGCTGAACCGGGCCTTCCTCGACCGCGAGGCGGGGATCTACCGGACCGACTCGGACCCCGACTACCGGCAGACCTCGAACGCGGTCCCGCTCGCCTTCGGGCTGGTCCCGGACGACCTGGTCCCGCGGGTCGTGGCGAACCTGGTCGCCGACATCGAGGCGCGTGACTTCCACCTGAACACCGGCTGCCTCGGCGTCGGCGTCCTGTTGCCGGTGCTCACCCAGTACGGGCGCGCGGACGTGGCCACCAAGGTCGCGCTGCAGCGGACGTTCCCGAGCTGGGGGTACTGGATCGACCAGGGCGCGGACACGATGTGGGAGAAGTGGGAGCTGGACTCACGGTCCCGCAACCATTACTTCCAGGGCACCGTGGTCCAGTGGCTGCTGGAGAACGTGGCCGGGGTCCGCAACCTCGCCAACGGGTGGGAGCGGATCCTGGTCCGGCCCGACGCGCGGGCCGAGGTGAAGTCCGCGTCGCTGCGGACCGACACGGTCCGCGGCAAGGTGGTCGCGACCTGGAAACGGTCCGGCCGGGTGCTGCAACTGGAGGTCCAGGTCCCCGTCGGCTCGACGGCCGAGGTGCACGTCCCGGCGCGGGCGGTCGCGGACGTCAGTGCGGTCCCGGCGCCGTACGCGGGTGAGCCGGTCTGGCGGGACGGCTACGCGGTCTTCACCGTGCCGGCCGGGCAGTGGAACTTCACGACCCGGACCGCTTCGTGA